From one Nitrosococcus halophilus Nc 4 genomic stretch:
- a CDS encoding HU family DNA-binding protein has translation MARKPSTAKKTTTVRSKATPAASRTTTRATTKTLNNTERKLTGLREPMTKTQLYATIAENTNLSKKDVVAVFDELNTLINRHIKKRSAGVFTLPGLLKITTVKKPARKAQKNVPNPFKPGETMDVAAKPARTVVKVRPLKKLKDMVA, from the coding sequence ATGGCTAGGAAACCAAGCACCGCTAAAAAAACAACGACAGTTCGCAGCAAAGCAACACCAGCAGCTTCACGCACAACCACACGGGCAACCACTAAAACACTCAATAACACCGAGCGCAAACTCACTGGGCTGCGTGAACCAATGACGAAGACCCAGCTCTATGCCACCATTGCAGAAAATACCAATCTTTCCAAAAAAGACGTTGTCGCTGTGTTTGATGAACTCAATACGCTCATTAACCGCCATATTAAAAAACGTAGTGCAGGGGTATTTACCCTACCGGGACTATTAAAGATCACTACAGTAAAAAAACCTGCACGAAAGGCGCAAAAAAACGTCCCTAATCCCTTTAAACCTGGGGAGACCATGGACGTCGCTGCCAAACCCGCCAGAACCGTCGTCAAAGTACGGCCGTTGAAAAAATTAAAGGATATGGTTGCCTAG
- a CDS encoding DMT family transporter, with amino-acid sequence MHHSWLMLAILLEVAGTTCMKLSMGFSRLTPSILIFVFYGLSFTALTYSLKKIDLSIAYALWSGIGTGLIAIIGFVYFKEQITSLKLASIALIMLGVIGINLSDLKH; translated from the coding sequence ATGCATCATAGTTGGCTAATGCTCGCTATTTTATTAGAGGTGGCAGGAACTACCTGCATGAAACTATCTATGGGGTTTTCGCGCTTGACCCCCTCGATTTTGATCTTTGTCTTTTATGGCCTATCTTTTACCGCCTTGACCTATAGCCTCAAAAAGATCGATCTCAGTATTGCCTATGCGTTGTGGTCAGGTATCGGAACAGGCCTTATTGCGATTATCGGCTTCGTTTACTTCAAGGAACAAATCACGTCGCTAAAGCTTGCAAGCATTGCACTTATCATGTTGGGTGTAATTGGAATTAATCTAAGCGATCTGAAACATTGA
- a CDS encoding PilT/PilU family type 4a pilus ATPase, with translation MEFKDYLKILVAHDGSDVYLSAGAPPCAKFHGLLKPLEKKALTSNDIKEIAYSIMNEEQTAEFEQKPEMNLAISESGIGRFRVNIFKQRSAVSMVIRNIKTTIPNVDNLGLPPILKEVVISKHGLILFVGATGSGKSTSLAALIDHRNNNSAGHIITIEDPIEYIHHHKKSIVNQREVGVDTECYEDALKNTLRQAPDVILIGEIRDRNTMEHAIAFAETGHLCLSTLHANNANQALDRIINFFPEDRRSQLLLDLSLNLRAFVSQRLVPTIDGKRTAAIEILLGTPLVRDLIHRGDIHAIKEVMEKSENLGMQTFDSALYKLYATSRISVEEALRNADSPNNLRLKINLSQKGPGTTAQPASAENTSSEQKTEKKAPGGLSFSLVEEED, from the coding sequence ATGGAATTCAAGGACTACCTGAAAATATTAGTGGCCCACGATGGCTCAGATGTTTATCTCAGCGCCGGAGCCCCCCCTTGTGCCAAGTTTCACGGTTTACTGAAACCCCTTGAAAAAAAAGCGTTAACTTCTAACGACATCAAGGAAATAGCCTACAGCATTATGAATGAAGAGCAAACGGCCGAGTTTGAGCAAAAACCGGAGATGAATTTAGCCATTTCCGAATCTGGCATCGGACGCTTTCGGGTCAATATTTTCAAGCAACGCAGTGCGGTTTCGATGGTCATCCGAAATATCAAGACCACCATCCCCAATGTGGATAACCTCGGCCTGCCCCCCATATTAAAAGAAGTCGTCATCTCCAAGCATGGCCTTATTCTGTTTGTAGGGGCAACGGGCTCCGGTAAATCCACTTCCCTTGCCGCCCTCATCGACCACCGCAATAATAACAGCGCGGGGCACATCATCACGATTGAAGACCCTATCGAGTATATCCATCATCATAAAAAATCTATCGTCAATCAACGGGAAGTCGGCGTTGACACGGAGTGCTATGAAGATGCGCTTAAAAATACCCTTCGCCAAGCTCCCGATGTGATTCTAATTGGAGAGATCCGTGACCGGAACACGATGGAACATGCGATTGCCTTTGCGGAAACAGGCCACCTGTGCCTCTCAACCCTGCATGCTAACAATGCCAACCAAGCCCTTGACCGGATCATTAACTTTTTCCCCGAAGACCGGCGTTCGCAACTTCTATTGGACCTCTCCTTGAACCTACGGGCTTTTGTTTCTCAACGTCTCGTTCCCACCATCGATGGCAAGCGTACCGCCGCTATTGAAATTCTACTAGGTACGCCCCTCGTTCGTGACCTCATCCACCGCGGTGATATCCATGCCATTAAAGAGGTAATGGAAAAGTCAGAAAATCTCGGCATGCAAACCTTTGACAGTGCCCTCTATAAATTATACGCGACAAGCCGTATCAGTGTTGAAGAAGCACTGCGTAATGCCGATTCCCCTAACAACCTCCGCCTCAAAATCAACTTATCCCAGAAAGGGCCTGGGACTACCGCCCAACCCGCCTCCGCGGAAAACACCTCCTCAGAACAAAAAACGGAGAAGAAAGCACCAGGGGGGCTCTCTTTTAGCCTGGTGGAAGAAGAAGATTAA
- a CDS encoding AEC family transporter, protein MIEVLLQMAAFIVCGVAWRRFSQRRLSPKDKREVLTELVYYLFLPALVLDVLWSASLGRATADIAMVAASGVLMGLALAWVAYHLAGTPRPIRGALILAAGFPNATYLGLPVLQSTLGDWARAVAIQYDLFACTPLVLTLGIHIARIHGVGAKPANSLIELLKVPPLWAAAMGVSLNLGGVAEPAWFHGLLDMMASSVVPLMLLSLGMGLEWPRGQWRNLPLLFPVLVIQLGLMPVWAWFISDFSSVDSSQRGAVILEAAMPSMVLGVVLCDRFQLNTSIYAAAVTLSTALSLVTLPFWYGCLS, encoded by the coding sequence ATGATTGAAGTTCTGCTTCAAATGGCGGCGTTCATTGTCTGTGGTGTTGCCTGGCGCCGTTTTTCTCAACGACGCCTCAGCCCCAAAGACAAGCGCGAAGTCTTAACGGAGTTGGTTTACTATTTATTTCTCCCTGCTTTGGTGTTAGATGTCCTATGGTCAGCGAGTTTAGGAAGGGCTACCGCGGACATTGCCATGGTGGCTGCGAGCGGGGTGTTAATGGGACTCGCCTTGGCTTGGGTCGCTTATCATTTGGCGGGCACTCCTCGTCCTATCCGTGGCGCGTTAATTCTTGCGGCCGGTTTTCCCAATGCTACTTATTTAGGACTCCCGGTGTTGCAAAGCACCTTAGGGGATTGGGCAAGAGCAGTGGCTATCCAGTATGATCTATTTGCCTGTACACCGCTGGTGCTTACCCTGGGAATCCACATTGCCCGGATTCATGGTGTCGGCGCAAAACCTGCTAATTCCTTGATTGAGTTGCTCAAGGTGCCTCCCTTGTGGGCGGCTGCCATGGGGGTGAGTCTTAATCTTGGCGGCGTGGCAGAGCCTGCCTGGTTCCATGGCCTTTTAGATATGATGGCTTCGAGTGTGGTGCCTTTAATGCTCCTTTCACTGGGTATGGGTTTAGAATGGCCCCGTGGCCAGTGGCGGAATTTACCGTTACTGTTCCCCGTACTTGTTATCCAGCTAGGATTGATGCCCGTTTGGGCCTGGTTCATTAGCGATTTTTCCAGCGTCGATTCCTCTCAGCGGGGTGCGGTGATCTTGGAGGCGGCCATGCCGAGTATGGTGTTGGGGGTGGTACTGTGCGATCGCTTTCAACTGAATACCTCCATTTATGCGGCGGCGGTGACTCTTTCTACGGCTCTCAGTCTAGTGACGTTGCCCTTTTGGTATGGCTGTCTTAGCTAA
- a CDS encoding competence/damage-inducible protein A, with protein sequence MKRPLGAIIIGDELLTGKRRDKHFPHLIETLNQRGLELSWCSFIGDDARIITRTLGHTLQSEDIVFCFGGIGATPDDRTRQCAAEAAGVSLFPHPDAMGEIEAQYGERAYPYRIRMAHLPQGSQIIPNPFNRVPGFSLHSHHFLPGFPEMAWPMMEWVLDTYYSDLQELTPKIEQIIRVTGVGESDLLPIMERIVSRYPNLRLSCLPHLGGNQPMLELGLRGNTPAVMEAMNELKDSLDRSNVRWHFI encoded by the coding sequence ATGAAGCGACCCTTAGGCGCCATTATTATTGGCGATGAACTGCTTACTGGGAAACGGCGCGACAAGCACTTTCCCCATCTTATCGAAACCTTGAACCAGCGGGGATTAGAATTAAGCTGGTGTAGCTTTATTGGCGATGATGCCAGGATAATTACCCGGACCCTAGGCCATACCCTCCAATCTGAAGATATTGTTTTCTGCTTCGGCGGAATCGGCGCCACCCCGGATGATCGTACCCGGCAGTGTGCCGCAGAAGCGGCCGGCGTCTCCCTCTTTCCCCATCCCGACGCCATGGGGGAGATTGAGGCTCAATATGGAGAGCGAGCCTATCCTTACCGCATTCGAATGGCTCACCTGCCCCAAGGAAGCCAAATTATTCCCAACCCCTTTAATCGAGTCCCTGGTTTTTCCCTTCATTCCCATCACTTCTTGCCAGGTTTCCCGGAAATGGCCTGGCCGATGATGGAATGGGTACTGGACACTTATTATTCAGATTTACAGGAGCTAACGCCTAAAATAGAGCAAATTATTCGGGTGACAGGGGTTGGCGAAAGTGATCTGCTTCCGATAATGGAAAGAATAGTCTCCCGCTACCCCAATCTGCGTCTCTCCTGTCTTCCCCACCTCGGCGGTAACCAGCCTATGCTTGAACTGGGATTACGGGGAAATACTCCAGCAGTCATGGAGGCCATGAATGAACTTAAGGATAGTTTAGATAGGAGTAATGTACGCTGGCATTTTATTTGA
- a CDS encoding ATP-dependent DNA helicase, producing MEYALFSMAELLGEDGPLARQIEGFAPRHQQQEMAEAVAKALEEGQTLVTEAGTGTGKTFAYLVPALLSEMKVIISTGTKHLQDQLYHRDLPLVKNALGVSARLALLKGRANYLCLHRLHLFAQEGKTGHSRLAADLVKVQQWARQTATGDTSELSVIPEDSPLWPRVTSTADNCFGQDCPSFSECHLMAARRQAQEADILVINHHLLLSDMALREEGHGDLLPTAGAYILDEAHQLPEIASRFFGQRVSSRQLVELARDSVAEQLNDAPDMPGIRETCQRLEKATADFRLALGLGERRLAWGEVANTPSVIKALEKLSQALGDLEAELELAAVRGKGLENCFKRCGSLQEQIAVFSEEASEDFVYWFEARSRSFILSASPLEISENFQAYMGRQQSAWIFTSATMAVGDRFDHFNRQLGLDTAITHRWESPFDFGRQALLYQPTGLPDPHHPDYTREVIKAALPVLAASCGRAFLLFTSHRALKEAHSLLQEQITFPLLVQGSAPRSELLSRFRTLGNAVLLGTSSFWEGVDVRGEALSCVIIDKLPFAAPDEPLLQARIEAIRRRGGNPFMDYQLPSAIIQLKQGVGRLIRDTHDRGVLMLCDPRLRSKSYGRLFLRSLPRIAQSRDIKEVEAFFRIG from the coding sequence ATGGAATATGCTTTATTTTCTATGGCCGAGCTTCTTGGTGAAGACGGCCCATTAGCCCGTCAAATTGAGGGTTTTGCCCCCCGCCATCAACAACAGGAGATGGCTGAAGCGGTTGCCAAGGCTTTAGAGGAGGGACAGACCCTAGTGACCGAAGCCGGTACCGGAACCGGTAAAACCTTTGCTTATCTGGTGCCAGCTCTGTTGTCGGAGATGAAGGTCATTATTTCCACGGGTACCAAGCATCTCCAGGACCAACTCTACCACCGAGATTTACCCTTAGTGAAAAATGCCCTGGGCGTTTCCGCCCGGTTGGCGTTGCTTAAAGGACGGGCCAATTATCTGTGCCTGCACCGTTTACATTTATTTGCACAGGAAGGAAAAACAGGGCATAGCCGTTTGGCGGCGGATTTGGTTAAGGTGCAACAGTGGGCGAGACAGACTGCCACTGGAGATACCAGTGAGTTAAGCGTAATCCCTGAGGATTCGCCCTTGTGGCCCCGGGTCACTTCGACGGCGGATAATTGTTTTGGGCAAGATTGTCCGTCATTTTCAGAATGTCACCTGATGGCGGCCCGGCGACAGGCTCAGGAAGCGGACATTCTGGTGATTAATCATCATTTACTGCTATCGGATATGGCCTTACGGGAAGAGGGCCATGGCGATCTGTTGCCGACGGCCGGGGCCTATATCTTGGATGAGGCCCATCAACTCCCTGAAATCGCCTCCCGCTTTTTTGGACAGCGGGTGAGCAGTCGCCAATTGGTAGAGTTGGCCCGTGACAGCGTCGCAGAACAGCTCAACGATGCCCCCGATATGCCTGGTATTCGTGAAACTTGTCAGCGGCTGGAGAAGGCCACTGCCGATTTCCGCCTGGCCTTGGGGCTTGGGGAACGTCGCTTGGCGTGGGGGGAGGTTGCCAATACCCCCTCGGTGATTAAAGCTTTGGAAAAATTAAGTCAGGCATTAGGAGATCTGGAAGCCGAACTGGAACTGGCGGCAGTACGGGGTAAGGGCTTGGAAAACTGCTTTAAGCGCTGCGGAAGCTTACAGGAACAGATTGCGGTCTTTTCTGAAGAGGCCAGTGAGGATTTTGTGTATTGGTTCGAGGCCCGCAGCCGCTCTTTTATTTTAAGTGCAAGTCCTCTGGAAATCAGTGAAAATTTTCAGGCTTACATGGGGCGTCAACAGAGCGCATGGATATTTACCTCGGCCACAATGGCGGTAGGGGATCGCTTTGATCACTTCAATCGGCAATTGGGTTTGGACACCGCCATTACTCACCGCTGGGAAAGTCCCTTTGATTTTGGGCGGCAGGCCTTGTTGTATCAGCCCACTGGACTGCCCGATCCCCACCATCCGGATTACACTCGTGAAGTCATCAAAGCCGCTCTGCCGGTGCTTGCTGCAAGCTGCGGCCGTGCTTTTTTGTTGTTTACCAGCCATCGGGCACTGAAGGAAGCCCATAGTTTGCTCCAGGAGCAAATTACTTTTCCTCTGTTGGTTCAGGGCAGCGCCCCGCGCAGTGAGCTATTGAGCCGTTTTCGCACCCTCGGTAATGCAGTGCTATTAGGTACCAGCAGCTTTTGGGAAGGAGTGGATGTCCGGGGTGAGGCCTTATCCTGTGTGATTATCGATAAATTGCCTTTTGCTGCACCCGATGAACCCTTGTTGCAGGCTAGGATCGAGGCTATCCGCCGCCGGGGCGGTAATCCTTTTATGGACTACCAGCTTCCCAGTGCCATCATTCAGCTTAAGCAAGGGGTGGGGCGGCTGATTCGCGATACCCATGACCGGGGGGTATTAATGCTGTGCGATCCCCGCCTTCGCAGTAAATCCTATGGTCGCCTCTTTTTGAGGAGCTTGCCGAGGATCGCCCAGAGTCGGGATATCAAAGAGGTGGAAGCCTTCTTTCGAATAGGGTGA
- a CDS encoding bile acid:sodium symporter family protein codes for MINRITTLFPLLALMGAGLAYQYPEPWVSLKPAIVPLLGLIMFGMGMTLKAHDFMLIFKQPQVVATGVLLQFLLMPFIAWIISALFGLPPYLAAGMILLGCSPGGTASNVVCYLARGDVALSITLTATSTLLSVFATPFLTWLYVGEQIPVPVTDMLQSILTIVLLPVTLGLMINTFFGQRLGKLTDIFPILSVFAIVLIIAIIVAINRDKLTLIAPAITLSILLHNGLGLASGYGLTQLLGFNPRQARAVAIEVGMQNSGLAVALALKYFTPQAALPGALFSIWHNLSGSLLAYYWSRRPRGSLKAENHPIRKKASTSLISRLWAILGKLLKKRRP; via the coding sequence ATGATTAACCGAATCACCACCCTATTTCCACTGCTGGCGCTGATGGGGGCTGGACTGGCCTACCAATATCCTGAGCCTTGGGTCTCCCTCAAGCCGGCCATCGTACCACTACTCGGCTTAATTATGTTTGGCATGGGCATGACCCTTAAAGCCCATGACTTTATGCTCATTTTCAAACAACCCCAGGTCGTGGCGACGGGCGTCCTCCTCCAGTTTTTATTGATGCCTTTCATCGCCTGGATCATCAGCGCCCTTTTTGGCTTACCGCCCTATCTTGCCGCCGGAATGATCTTGCTGGGATGTAGTCCAGGGGGCACCGCCTCCAATGTGGTTTGTTATTTAGCCCGGGGCGATGTGGCCCTTTCCATCACCCTAACGGCCACTTCCACCCTCCTCTCGGTCTTCGCCACCCCTTTTCTCACCTGGCTTTACGTGGGGGAACAAATCCCGGTGCCGGTGACTGACATGCTGCAAAGTATTTTGACCATTGTGCTGCTGCCCGTCACCTTGGGACTGATGATTAATACGTTTTTTGGCCAACGGCTGGGCAAGCTCACTGACATTTTTCCCATTCTCTCAGTCTTTGCCATTGTGCTTATCATCGCCATCATTGTGGCCATTAACCGGGATAAGCTGACCCTCATCGCCCCTGCCATCACCCTTAGCATCCTGTTACATAATGGGCTGGGCCTGGCGAGTGGCTACGGATTAACCCAGCTGCTCGGCTTTAATCCACGTCAAGCCCGTGCCGTGGCCATTGAGGTAGGCATGCAGAATTCCGGTCTAGCGGTCGCCCTCGCCTTAAAATATTTTACCCCTCAAGCGGCCCTGCCCGGGGCCCTCTTCAGCATCTGGCACAACCTCTCGGGTTCCCTCCTTGCCTACTATTGGTCGCGCCGTCCCAGGGGGTCATTAAAAGCCGAAAATCACCCTATTCGAAAGAAGGCTTCCACCTCTTTGATATCCCGACTCTGGGCGATCCTCGGCAAGCTCCTCAAAAAGAGGCGACCATAG
- a CDS encoding type II toxin-antitoxin system Phd/YefM family antitoxin: MIKHLSPSRLRANLYRILDHVLESGEPVEIERKGRRLRIVVEQGGKLDLLKPHSEYLQVPPEEIVHLDWSQEWHP, encoded by the coding sequence ATGATTAAACATCTTTCTCCATCCCGGCTCCGGGCTAATCTCTATCGGATTCTCGATCATGTCCTTGAGTCGGGGGAGCCGGTTGAGATTGAACGCAAGGGACGGCGGCTGCGCATTGTGGTCGAGCAGGGAGGAAAGCTTGATTTGCTTAAACCGCATTCCGAGTACCTTCAGGTCCCCCCCGAAGAGATCGTGCACCTGGATTGGTCCCAGGAATGGCATCCCTGA
- a CDS encoding type II toxin-antitoxin system VapC family toxin gives MASLIYLDTHVAAWLYAQGRDAVPHQVAHLIEETDDIRISPMVRLELQYLFEIGRVKQPPLPVLDALESTLGLVVCKAAFPAIVREAESQIWTRDPFDRLIVAQATLFGAPLVTKDATIHANYTRAIWD, from the coding sequence ATGGCATCCCTGATTTATCTTGATACACATGTTGCAGCTTGGCTGTATGCCCAGGGACGAGATGCGGTACCGCATCAAGTGGCTCACCTAATCGAAGAGACTGATGACATCCGTATTTCGCCAATGGTACGGCTGGAGCTTCAGTATCTTTTTGAGATTGGGCGGGTGAAGCAACCACCACTTCCAGTACTTGATGCCTTGGAGTCGACTCTCGGACTTGTGGTTTGCAAAGCTGCTTTTCCAGCGATTGTGCGTGAGGCTGAATCGCAAATCTGGACAAGGGATCCTTTCGACCGGCTCATTGTAGCTCAGGCTACTTTATTTGGTGCACCCCTGGTAACGAAGGACGCAACAATCCACGCCAACTATACACGAGCAATATGGGATTAG
- a CDS encoding DEAD/DEAH box helicase — protein sequence MHILHGTWWPGDGAHFENEGCFLFWVESDTPLRGRRKSAVHPHHLSQPALRGFFTEVLPLAKPLLTPLKVSQAPTWLTLPSGDKTPLPSLEKAYYQGIELPESFTWQPWQVDTLEVVNPLPLLKEIHFQIQHYPDRVVLGNDLLFWYRYGCAFRELINRHEYIPALLPRSPKTPSGRRQKRTSTFSFEPTWRILSPRYGELLSSYAATMPMVCRAASRGPNQGKAKPELYASQDLLRHFSEQTLNKLVSETPFTQKIYKEVAGTFIGSSLGQREGHASMETWKQWCDWRRRLESLHEEGGFILGFRLHEALPKRPDDWYLEWLVTSRQDPSLQLSLKEYWELKGNQRATFQRRFGKGFEQRLLLQLAHGARMYPKLWEGLKTDRPVGIPLNRPQALDFLKESAWVLEDGGYKVIVPAWWTPEGRQRARLRLRTSAPTSSQGAAGGYFNLPSLLQYRYELAIGDQPVSEQEWQLLVESKASLVHFRGQWIELDQDKMARMLEFWQKQPATPQEMSLTEMLQRAAASEEDEEMELVCDEALAEMLSRLRNKESFIPLETPPGLQGELRGYQQRGLSWLRYLEHLGLGPCLADDMGLGKTIQVIALLLQERSEAQAVGPTLLIAPTSVLGNWQKELERFAPQLKVAIHHGSQRPQEPKAFQAACREQDVVITSFTLARKDAKLLAALPWRRLVVDEAQNIKNPNAAQTKAVLKLEAQHRIALTGTPIENRLLDLWSIFRFLNPGYLGTATQFRKRFEIPIRKEEDAACSATLKRLVEPFILRRMKTDKTIIAELPDKLEQKIYCNLSQEQASLYEAVIQKVKDSLAETEGIQRKGLILSTLMRLKQICNHPAQFLQDGSEFSEGRSHKLERVAQMVEEVMAEGEGLLLFTQFTEIGQALEKRFQHHYHYPTYYLHGGTARRRRERMIAEFQDPDTGPAVFILSLKAGGVGINLTRANHVFHFDRWWNPAVENQATDRAYRIGQTKQVFVHKMVTLGTLEERIDQMLEEKQRLAGSIVGTDESWLTELDNDAFQALIELNRSAVLE from the coding sequence ATGCATATTCTCCACGGTACCTGGTGGCCCGGCGATGGGGCTCATTTTGAAAATGAAGGCTGTTTTCTATTCTGGGTGGAGAGCGATACCCCCTTGCGGGGGCGTCGGAAGTCCGCTGTTCATCCTCATCATCTCAGTCAACCCGCCCTTAGGGGCTTTTTCACTGAAGTATTGCCCCTTGCTAAGCCCCTGCTTACCCCTCTTAAAGTCAGCCAGGCGCCTACCTGGCTGACCTTGCCGAGCGGGGATAAGACTCCCTTGCCTTCCCTGGAGAAAGCCTATTACCAGGGCATTGAATTGCCTGAGTCCTTTACTTGGCAACCCTGGCAAGTGGATACCCTGGAAGTGGTTAATCCCCTACCGCTGTTAAAAGAGATCCATTTTCAAATCCAGCACTATCCGGATCGGGTTGTGCTAGGCAATGACCTGCTGTTTTGGTACCGTTATGGATGTGCTTTCCGTGAGTTGATCAATCGGCACGAGTACATCCCCGCGTTACTGCCTCGCTCCCCTAAAACCCCTTCCGGTCGTCGTCAAAAACGGACTTCCACCTTCAGCTTTGAACCCACTTGGCGGATCCTCTCGCCCCGTTATGGCGAGCTCCTCAGCAGCTATGCTGCCACTATGCCGATGGTCTGCCGGGCCGCCTCTCGAGGCCCAAACCAGGGTAAGGCAAAACCGGAACTGTATGCTTCCCAAGACCTACTGCGGCACTTTTCCGAACAGACCCTCAATAAGCTGGTGAGCGAGACCCCTTTTACCCAGAAGATTTATAAGGAAGTCGCAGGGACTTTTATTGGGAGCAGCCTGGGGCAGCGAGAGGGTCACGCTTCCATGGAAACTTGGAAGCAGTGGTGTGATTGGCGCCGCCGTTTGGAAAGCCTCCATGAAGAAGGCGGTTTTATTTTAGGATTTCGGCTTCATGAGGCCTTGCCTAAACGGCCCGATGATTGGTACTTGGAATGGTTGGTGACCTCGCGCCAAGATCCTTCCTTGCAGCTTTCCTTGAAGGAATATTGGGAATTGAAGGGAAACCAGCGCGCCACCTTCCAGCGCCGTTTTGGCAAGGGCTTTGAGCAGCGCCTGTTATTACAACTCGCCCATGGGGCGCGTATGTACCCTAAACTGTGGGAAGGGCTGAAGACCGATCGACCCGTCGGAATCCCTTTGAATCGGCCTCAAGCCCTGGACTTTCTCAAGGAAAGTGCCTGGGTGTTGGAGGATGGGGGCTATAAAGTAATCGTCCCCGCCTGGTGGACTCCCGAAGGCCGGCAACGGGCCCGGCTCCGTCTTCGCACTTCGGCTCCGACCTCCTCCCAGGGAGCCGCCGGCGGCTATTTCAACCTCCCCTCCTTGTTGCAATATCGCTACGAACTGGCCATTGGCGACCAACCGGTGAGTGAGCAGGAGTGGCAGCTATTGGTGGAAAGCAAGGCCTCATTGGTCCACTTCCGGGGCCAGTGGATAGAACTGGACCAGGACAAAATGGCCAGGATGTTGGAGTTCTGGCAAAAGCAACCCGCCACTCCCCAAGAGATGTCATTGACCGAAATGTTGCAGCGGGCTGCGGCCAGCGAGGAGGATGAGGAGATGGAGCTGGTCTGCGACGAAGCCCTGGCGGAGATGCTCTCGCGCCTTCGGAATAAAGAATCCTTCATCCCCCTGGAAACGCCGCCAGGACTGCAGGGGGAGCTGCGCGGCTATCAACAGCGAGGGCTCTCCTGGTTGCGCTATCTGGAACATTTGGGTTTAGGACCCTGTCTTGCCGATGATATGGGGCTTGGGAAAACCATCCAGGTCATCGCCTTGTTGCTCCAGGAACGCAGTGAGGCGCAAGCCGTTGGACCCACCCTGCTCATTGCCCCTACCTCGGTCCTCGGTAATTGGCAAAAAGAGTTAGAGCGCTTTGCTCCCCAGCTCAAAGTCGCCATCCATCATGGTTCCCAGCGGCCACAGGAGCCTAAGGCCTTCCAGGCCGCCTGCCGGGAGCAGGATGTGGTCATCACCTCCTTTACCCTGGCCCGTAAGGATGCCAAACTTTTGGCAGCCCTTCCCTGGCGTCGTTTGGTGGTGGATGAAGCCCAAAATATCAAAAACCCCAATGCGGCCCAAACCAAGGCGGTTTTAAAATTAGAGGCCCAGCACCGAATCGCCCTGACCGGCACTCCCATTGAAAATCGATTGCTGGATCTTTGGTCCATCTTCCGTTTTCTTAATCCGGGTTATCTGGGAACCGCCACCCAATTTAGAAAACGCTTCGAGATTCCCATCCGCAAAGAGGAAGATGCGGCCTGTTCCGCCACCCTGAAACGGCTGGTGGAACCGTTCATTTTGCGTCGGATGAAAACCGATAAAACCATCATTGCCGAGCTGCCCGATAAGCTCGAACAAAAAATCTACTGCAATCTTAGCCAGGAACAGGCTTCCCTTTATGAGGCCGTGATCCAGAAAGTCAAGGATTCCTTGGCAGAAACAGAGGGTATCCAGCGCAAGGGATTGATCCTCTCCACGTTGATGCGTCTTAAGCAGATTTGTAATCACCCGGCTCAATTCCTCCAGGATGGCAGCGAATTTTCCGAGGGCCGTTCCCACAAATTGGAGCGGGTGGCCCAGATGGTCGAGGAGGTGATGGCGGAGGGGGAAGGCTTGCTCCTGTTTACCCAGTTTACGGAGATCGGTCAGGCCTTAGAAAAACGCTTTCAACACCACTATCATTACCCGACCTATTATCTCCATGGGGGCACTGCCCGTCGCCGTCGCGAGCGGATGATTGCCGAGTTCCAGGACCCGGATACTGGACCTGCGGTGTTTATCCTTTCCCTGAAGGCTGGTGGGGTGGGCATTAACCTGACCCGGGCCAACCATGTGTTCCATTTTGATCGCTGGTGGAATCCGGCGGTAGAAAATCAGGCCACTGACCGGGCCTACCGGATTGGTCAGACTAAGCAGGTCTTTGTCCACAAGATGGTGACCCTCGGTACCCTGGAAGAGCGGATTGATCAAATGTTGGAAGAAAAACAGCGTCTAGCGGGAAGCATTGTCGGCACCGATGAAAGCTGGCTAACGGAGCTGGATAATGACGCCTTCCAGGCCCTGATTGAACTTAACCGCAGCGCCGTATTGGAGTAA